The following nucleotide sequence is from Natronosalvus caseinilyticus.
GTTCACAATTTGTATTGATCATCCTCGGTTCGTGCTGCATTCGCGCCCTGTATTCAGCACGCAGTTCTTGTCAGGGCTGAAGGATTTCAACGGAACCAGAATACGAGATACGAACGTATTCGGACGAGGAATTTCCCGGCTCAACGCGCGAGTAGTGGTCGACGGACACCACAGCAGGCTCGAGCCGTGAACGATCGAGGGTACCATTGGGCGACTCGAGGCGCGAGCGCTCAGATCCGGATTCGACGAACGTGCTCACCGCCACCTCCGGCTGGTACCTCCTCGGCGGCTACTGGCTCTCAGGTCGCGGAACCCGTCGCGTGCAAGTCGGCGAACTCGCCGAACGGCTGTCGGTCGCGCCGGCCAGCGTCACCGAGATGGTCGACGTACTCGCCGACGCCGCACTTCTCGAGACGGAACCTTACGCCGGGTTCGAACTGACCGACTGCGGAACGGCACACGCGGAAGCGCTGGCGTGGCGTCAGTGCGTCGTCGCCACCTTCTTCGACCGTACGCTCTCGTACGCCATCGACGACGAGACCGCCTACCGTATCGGGTACGAACTCCCGAGGCGAGGACTCGTCCGCCTCGAGGAGCGTATCGACCGGACCAGCGAACGAACGTGTCGTCGTCTGGCCGACGACGGGACGTGCCTCGTTAGAACGTTCGGATAGCCCGATAGCCCGCAGAAGGCCGTGAATCGCTACCCACCTGTTCTCGTCGGATACTGCAAGAGACGAGCGTCGAGGGCGGAACTCGAGTCGCTCCCGAGGCCCTTTCCCGAAATCGATTCGCCGTAGAAACGGGCGGGGGTGGGGCCTTTTATCGTGTCGTCCCATGAGTACCACTATGCCAGGTGGGCTGGACCCGACTGAGGAATACGATGGTTCCATCAGAGTTCGATTGTTGGACGATACTGACGGAATTGAAGAGGTTCGGTGTGCGTCCTATTATGACGCGATAGCGGTGGTGAAGGAAAATCAACACGACGTCACTGCAGCGAAAATCATCGACCGCGACGACGAGGTCGTGTTCACCTCGGTCGATACGCGCATCGAAGACTGGGCGGCCGAGTGGGAACACGCGAAGCGGAGCCTCTCCGTAACCGTCGAAGATTACGACTGTCCCTACGATAATATCGCCTGCTTCGCTGACGACCTCTGTGTCCAGTGTAAGATGGACAAGGTGCAAAACGAGTACTGACGCGGCCTGCTGGTCAGGTCACTCTCTCAAACGAGGTACAGCAAAACTCGTTGGGCTATAGAAATCCGCCGGTCTATACGACCCCATCGGCGCTACGGACGACGAACACCGGAATCGGGGACTTGTCGACGACCCGTTCGGAGACGCTCCCCATCGTAATCCGTTTCTCTCGAGGACTCTTCCCGTGAGTGCCGATGACGATCAGATCGACGTCGTGAGTCT
It contains:
- a CDS encoding metal-dependent transcriptional regulator, with amino-acid sequence MGDSRRERSDPDSTNVLTATSGWYLLGGYWLSGRGTRRVQVGELAERLSVAPASVTEMVDVLADAALLETEPYAGFELTDCGTAHAEALAWRQCVVATFFDRTLSYAIDDETAYRIGYELPRRGLVRLEERIDRTSERTCRRLADDGTCLVRTFG